The following are from one region of the Methyloversatilis discipulorum genome:
- a CDS encoding DUF3253 domain-containing protein: MQRPGAADDTLSDERVAEALLALVARRAPGYSICPSEVARALSPDDWRPLMPKVRDVARRLAGEGRVLVTQRGEVRDADTEWRGPIRIAQPRKSASGSI; the protein is encoded by the coding sequence GTGCAGCGACCCGGCGCGGCCGATGACACGCTGAGCGACGAGCGCGTCGCGGAAGCGCTGCTCGCACTGGTCGCCCGGCGTGCGCCCGGGTACTCGATCTGTCCGTCCGAAGTCGCGCGCGCTCTGTCGCCCGACGACTGGCGCCCGTTGATGCCGAAGGTGCGCGACGTCGCACGCCGGCTGGCGGGTGAAGGTCGCGTCCTGGTCACGCAGCGGGGTGAAGTGCGCGACGCGGACACGGAGTGGCGCGGGCCGATACGCATCGCTCAGCCGCGGAAAAGCGCGTCGGGCTCGATCTGA
- a CDS encoding zinc-binding alcohol dehydrogenase family protein, protein MKAVAFRENLPVEREDCLMDVELARPDARGRDLLVRIEAVAVNPVDTKVRRFHAPPADGGWRVPGWDAAGVVEAVGEQVTRFRPGDRVWYAGDLTRQGSNAEFQAVDERLVGRMPSSLGFAEAAALPLTAITAWELLFDRLQLRDAEGRLLIVGAAGGVGSIMIQLARALTRTTVIATASRSETADWVTQLGAHHVIDHRRPLAEALRDAGIASVTHAASLTHTDHHYPQIVEALAPQGRLGLIDDPAHPLDVLALKRKSLSLHWELMFTRSLYQTDDMAEQGRLLDEVADMIDAGRLRSTLGEHFGVINAANLRRAHALLESGRARGKIVLQGF, encoded by the coding sequence ATGAAAGCCGTTGCATTCAGAGAAAATCTGCCGGTCGAGCGTGAGGACTGCCTGATGGATGTCGAGCTCGCCCGGCCCGACGCCCGCGGCCGCGATCTGCTCGTGCGCATCGAGGCGGTGGCGGTCAATCCGGTCGACACCAAGGTGCGCCGTTTCCATGCGCCGCCGGCCGACGGTGGCTGGCGGGTGCCGGGCTGGGACGCCGCTGGTGTGGTCGAGGCGGTGGGCGAGCAGGTGACGCGCTTCCGCCCGGGGGACCGCGTCTGGTACGCCGGTGACCTGACCCGACAGGGCAGCAACGCCGAGTTCCAGGCGGTGGATGAACGCCTGGTCGGCCGCATGCCATCCTCGCTCGGTTTTGCCGAGGCGGCCGCATTGCCGCTGACCGCGATCACCGCGTGGGAACTGCTGTTCGACCGGCTGCAACTGCGTGACGCTGAAGGCCGGTTGCTCATCGTCGGCGCTGCCGGTGGTGTCGGCTCGATCATGATCCAGCTTGCCCGGGCGCTGACCCGCACGACGGTGATCGCCACGGCGTCGCGCAGCGAGACCGCCGACTGGGTGACGCAGCTCGGTGCGCACCACGTGATCGATCACCGCCGTCCGCTCGCCGAAGCGCTGCGCGACGCCGGCATCGCTTCGGTCACGCACGCGGCCAGCCTGACCCACACTGATCACCACTACCCGCAGATCGTCGAGGCGCTGGCGCCGCAGGGCCGTCTGGGCCTGATCGACGACCCGGCGCATCCGCTCGACGTGCTTGCGCTGAAGCGCAAGAGCCTGTCGCTGCACTGGGAACTGATGTTCACCCGTTCGCTCTACCAGACCGACGACATGGCCGAGCAGGGCCGTCTGCTCGACGAGGTGGCCGACATGATCGATGCCGGCCGGCTGCGCAGCACGCTGGGCGAGCATTTCGGCGTCATCAATGCCGCCAATCTGCGCCGCGCGCACGCACTGCTGGAAAGCGGCCGTGCGCGCGGAAAGATCGTGCTGCAGGGTTTCTGA
- a CDS encoding LysR family transcriptional regulator: MNPRDLTLSQLELFVRIADAGSLSAAARQLQLTPAAASAALKRLESAFGARLVERSTRSMRLTAEGELLRDHARRALGDIDDARALLGAGRETLSGDIHLAAPSDLGRGALSAMLDSFIEQHPGVRLALYVSDTLQDLVRERVDLAVRYGELPDSSLVARRLHVTRRVVVASPDYIARHGAPQQPSDLARHNCIALYRSGRPHLAWRFERGGVDTTVRVQGNRLAYDGALVRQWVLQGLGIATKARLDVVDDLHAGRLVELLTDWRGEDFPLHAMLPTGRHMPLRVRRLLDHLGEQFAQIEPDALFRG, encoded by the coding sequence ATGAATCCGCGTGATCTGACGCTTTCCCAGCTCGAACTGTTCGTACGCATCGCCGACGCCGGCTCGCTCAGCGCCGCCGCACGGCAGTTGCAGCTGACACCGGCCGCTGCCAGCGCAGCGCTGAAGCGGCTCGAATCGGCCTTCGGCGCGCGGCTGGTCGAGCGCTCGACCCGATCGATGCGGCTGACCGCCGAGGGCGAACTGCTGCGCGACCACGCCCGGCGCGCACTGGGCGACATCGACGACGCGCGCGCACTGCTCGGCGCAGGCCGCGAAACGCTGTCCGGCGACATCCATCTCGCCGCACCGTCGGACCTCGGCCGCGGCGCGCTGTCGGCCATGCTGGACAGCTTCATCGAACAGCACCCGGGCGTGCGGCTGGCACTCTATGTATCGGACACGCTGCAGGATCTGGTACGCGAGCGGGTCGATCTGGCGGTGCGCTACGGCGAACTGCCGGACTCGTCACTGGTGGCTCGCCGGCTGCATGTGACGCGACGAGTGGTGGTGGCCTCACCCGACTACATCGCTCGGCACGGCGCGCCGCAGCAACCCTCCGATCTGGCGCGGCACAACTGCATCGCGCTCTATCGCAGCGGACGCCCGCATCTGGCCTGGCGCTTCGAGCGCGGTGGCGTCGATACGACCGTGCGCGTGCAGGGCAATCGGCTCGCCTACGACGGTGCGCTGGTGCGCCAGTGGGTGCTGCAGGGTCTGGGCATCGCCACCAAGGCACGGCTGGACGTGGTGGACGACCTGCACGCCGGGCGGCTGGTCGAACTGCTGACAGACTGGCGCGGCGAGGACTTCCCGCTGCACGCAATGCTGCCCACTGGCCGGCACATGCCGTTGCGGGTCAGACGCCTGCTCGACCATCTCGGCGAACAGTTCGCTCAGATCGAGCCCGACGCGCTTTTCCGCGGCTGA
- a CDS encoding YbaN family protein — translation MLWRLLAAVSVLLGVIGAFLPVLPTVPFLLLAAWAAGRGWPALEAKLLAHPKYGPHITHWREHGAVPRRAKWLASVMMLFSATTLWFSPVPPWVRGSVWLILVVVASWLWTRPEPAGDE, via the coding sequence ATGCTGTGGCGGCTGCTCGCCGCAGTGTCGGTACTGTTGGGCGTCATCGGCGCCTTCCTGCCCGTACTGCCGACCGTGCCCTTCCTGCTGCTCGCCGCCTGGGCCGCCGGCCGTGGCTGGCCGGCGCTGGAGGCGAAGCTGCTCGCCCATCCGAAGTACGGACCGCACATCACCCACTGGCGCGAGCACGGCGCGGTGCCGCGCCGCGCCAAGTGGCTGGCCAGCGTGATGATGCTGTTCAGCGCCACCACGCTGTGGTTCAGCCCGGTGCCGCCCTGGGTGCGCGGCAGCGTGTGGCTCATTCTCGTCGTCGTCGCCAGCTGGCTGTGGACGCGACCCGAGCCGGCCGGCGACGAGTGA
- a CDS encoding sulfurtransferase: MSVLISAAELAAVAGDARLVIVDCRHDLAQPEAGEAAWREAHIPGALFMHLDRDLSAKKTGRNGRHPLPSPQDFVALLGARGISPAHRVVAYDDAGGMFAARLWWMLRWVGHRDAAVLDGGLGAWKAGGGALDTTVRDLPPTDYPLGVVEPTLDADAVLASLEDGGRLLVDARAPDRFRGENETLDPVGGHIPGAVNRFFKLNIGDDGRFKPADVLRAEWREVIGGRDPASLVMQCGSGVTACHNLLALEVAGLSGAQLYPGSWSEWCSDPARPMTR; this comes from the coding sequence ATGAGTGTGCTCATTTCCGCGGCCGAGCTGGCCGCCGTGGCGGGTGATGCCCGACTGGTCATCGTCGATTGCCGCCACGATCTGGCACAGCCGGAAGCCGGCGAGGCGGCCTGGCGCGAGGCACACATTCCGGGCGCGTTGTTCATGCATCTGGATCGCGACCTGTCGGCGAAGAAGACCGGCCGCAACGGTCGTCATCCGCTGCCGTCACCGCAGGACTTCGTCGCGCTGCTCGGTGCCCGCGGCATTTCGCCGGCACACCGCGTAGTGGCTTATGACGACGCCGGCGGCATGTTCGCCGCCCGGCTGTGGTGGATGCTGCGCTGGGTCGGTCACCGCGATGCTGCGGTGCTCGATGGCGGTCTGGGTGCATGGAAGGCCGGTGGCGGCGCGCTCGACACGACGGTGCGCGATCTGCCGCCCACCGACTACCCGCTCGGTGTCGTCGAACCGACGCTGGACGCCGATGCGGTGCTCGCCAGTCTCGAGGACGGCGGGCGCCTGCTGGTCGACGCCCGCGCGCCCGACCGCTTCCGCGGCGAGAACGAGACGCTGGACCCGGTCGGCGGCCATATTCCGGGCGCGGTCAATCGCTTCTTCAAGCTCAATATCGGCGATGACGGTCGCTTCAAGCCGGCGGACGTGCTGCGTGCCGAGTGGCGGGAGGTGATCGGCGGGCGCGACCCGGCGTCGCTGGTGATGCAGTGCGGCAGCGGCGTTACCGCCTGCCACAACCTGCTCGCGCTCGAAGTGGCCGGGCTGTCCGGTGCGCAGCTCTACCCCGGCTCGTGGAGCGAGTGGTGCAGCGACCCGGCGCGGCCGATGACACGCTGA
- a CDS encoding alkene reductase: MTTLFEPTRLGDIALANRIVMAPLTRNRAQAGNVPGPLTVEYYRQRASAGLIIAEATQISPMAQGYLDTPGIHSAEQVAGWRKVTDAVHAAGGRIVLQLWHVGRISHTSLLPGGAAPVSSTARRPNAQTYTKEGFVPVSEPRALRDDELPGIVDDYRRAARNAIDAGFDGVEVHAANNYLLDQFMRDSVNDRSGPYGGSIDNRIRLVVEVMQAVAAEIGAARTGIRLSPITTFSDTARDSNPQALYGRLVETLAPLGLAFVHMIEGETGGPREPADLAQPFDYDALKKAFGGGWIVNNGFDRASAEAKMGAGAADAIAFGKPFIANPDLVRRLRENAPLNALRAELMYGGGAEGYIDYPALD; encoded by the coding sequence ATGACAACGCTGTTCGAACCGACCCGACTGGGCGACATCGCCCTCGCCAACCGCATCGTCATGGCACCGCTGACGCGCAACCGCGCCCAGGCCGGTAACGTGCCGGGGCCGCTGACGGTCGAGTACTACCGCCAGCGCGCGAGCGCCGGCCTCATCATCGCCGAGGCAACGCAGATTTCGCCGATGGCGCAGGGCTATCTCGACACCCCGGGCATCCACTCGGCCGAGCAGGTCGCCGGCTGGCGCAAGGTGACTGACGCGGTGCATGCCGCCGGCGGTCGCATCGTGCTGCAGCTGTGGCACGTCGGACGCATTTCGCATACCTCGCTGCTGCCGGGCGGCGCGGCGCCGGTGTCCTCGACCGCGCGTCGGCCCAACGCGCAGACCTATACGAAGGAAGGCTTCGTGCCGGTGTCCGAACCCCGTGCGCTGCGCGACGACGAACTGCCGGGCATCGTTGACGATTACCGCCGCGCCGCGCGCAACGCGATCGACGCCGGTTTCGACGGCGTCGAGGTGCACGCCGCCAACAACTATCTGCTGGACCAGTTCATGCGCGACAGCGTGAATGACCGCAGCGGCCCCTATGGTGGTTCCATCGACAACCGCATCCGTCTGGTCGTCGAAGTGATGCAGGCGGTGGCAGCGGAAATCGGTGCGGCGCGCACCGGCATCCGTCTGTCGCCGATCACCACCTTCAGCGACACGGCGCGCGACAGCAATCCGCAGGCGCTGTACGGCCGTCTGGTCGAGACGCTGGCGCCGCTCGGGCTCGCTTTTGTGCACATGATCGAGGGTGAGACCGGTGGCCCGCGCGAACCGGCGGATCTGGCGCAGCCCTTCGACTACGACGCGCTGAAGAAGGCTTTCGGCGGCGGCTGGATCGTGAACAACGGCTTCGATCGCGCGAGCGCGGAAGCGAAGATGGGCGCCGGTGCGGCCGACGCGATCGCCTTCGGCAAGCCCTTCATCGCGAATCCGGACCTGGTACGCCGGCTGCGCGAGAACGCGCCGCTCAATGCGCTGCGTGCCGAGCTGATGTACGGCGGTGGCGCCGAGGGCTACATCGACTACCCGGCACTCGACTGA